One region of Paenibacillus polymyxa M1 genomic DNA includes:
- a CDS encoding carboxymuconolactone decarboxylase family protein has translation MKHKLIRSSVREMIGNFAPAFVSYTEEVLFGDVWRRSELSLRERSLITVAALVAGEHVNQLPYHLNLAKENGISEEELIEVITQLAFYVGWPRAASAVQVAKDVFCKEKER, from the coding sequence ATGAAGCATAAATTAATCAGATCGAGTGTTCGTGAAATGATAGGTAATTTTGCACCCGCTTTTGTAAGCTATACGGAGGAAGTTCTTTTTGGAGATGTATGGAGAAGAAGTGAGCTATCTCTTAGGGAACGGAGTCTCATTACAGTTGCTGCTTTGGTAGCGGGTGAGCATGTGAATCAACTTCCTTATCATCTGAACCTGGCCAAAGAGAACGGGATTTCGGAGGAAGAATTGATTGAGGTCATTACACAGCTAGCCTTTTACGTAGGATGGCCGCGGGCGGCCTCAGCAGTTCAGGTTGCCAAAGACGTATTTTGTAAGGAAAAAGAACGTTAA